Genomic segment of Ewingella sp. CoE-038-23:
ATGTGGTTCCGGCGGAAAATACCACCGGTTCCGCGGTACAGGTTCAGCATGTTCTGGCTGACTTAGTGAAGCAAGGCGCGAGCTTCGCCGCGATGGAAGTCTCTTCCCACGGTTTGGTTCAGCATCGCGTTGCCGCGCTGCCCTTCGCCGCTGCTGCTTTTACCAACCTGAGCCGTGACCATCTGGATTACCACGGCGATATGCAAACTTATGAAGAAGCCAAATGGCTGCTGTTTGCATCGCATCAGGTTGGGCAGAAAATCATTAATGCTGACGACGAAGTGGGTCTGCGCTGGCTGCAAAAGTCACCGGACGCCATCGCCGTCACTATGGAAGATAAGATCCCGGCTGATTGGAAAGGGCGCTGGTTGGCAGCTCGCAGCGTGAATTACCACGACGGCGGCGCCAGCGTGAACATTGATTCCAGCTGGGGTGAAGGCCTGATTGAAAGCCGCCTGATGGGCGCATTCAACGTCAGCAACCTGCTGGTGGCCTTGGCGACTCTGCTCTCCCTCGATTATCCGCTGAAAGACCTGCTGGCAACCTCCGCCCAGTTGCAGCCGGTTTGTGGCCGTATGGAAGTGTTTAATGCGCCGGGCAAGCCGACGGTGGTGGTGGATTATGCCCACACGCCGGATGCTCTGGAGAAAGCGTTAGCCGCGGCGCGCCTGCACTGCAAAGGCCAGCTGTGGTGTGTGTTCGGCTGTGGCGGCGACCGCGACAAAGGTAAGCGGCCACTTATGGGTGGCATTGCCGAGCAGTACGCCGATCGCGTGATCGTGACTGACGATAACCCGCGTAGCGAAGAGCCGCGCGCTATCGTGGCCGATATCCTTGCCGGGCTGCTCGACGCGGGCCGTGCCTTAGAGATTCATGGCCGCGCCGAAGCCGTCACTAGCGCCATCATGCAAGCCGCAGAAGATGACGTGGTGTTGATTGCCGGTAAAGGCCACGAGGATTACCAGTTGGTGGGGAATCAGCGTCTGGACTACTCGGACCGCACCACCGCAGCCCGCTTACTGGGGGTAGTCGCATGATCCGCGTTTCCCTTCAGGCTCTGGCTAACGAAATCAATGCCGAGTTGATCGGCGCGGACGCGCAGATTGACGCCGTGGTGACCGATACCCGCAAAATTGAGTCGGGCTGCCTGTTCGTCGCGCTCAAAGGCGAAAAATTTGATGCTCACGACTTTGCTGCTGATGCCATTGCCGCAGGAGCGGGGGCATTGTTGGTAAGTAAGCGCTTACTGGTGGACGTTCCACAACTGGTGGTTGCCGACACTCGCATCGCGCTCGGCCGCCTTGGCGCCTGGGTTCGCCAGCAGGTTCCAGCCCGCGTGGTTGGCCTGACCGGCTCCTCTGGCAAGACCTCGGTTAAAGAGATGACTGCGGCGATTTTGCGCCAGTGCGGCAACGTGCTCTATACCGCAGGCAACTTCAACAACGACATCGGCGTGCCATTAACCCTGTTGCGCCTGACTGCGGAACACGATTTCGCCGTGATCGAGATGGGCGCTAACCACGGCGGCGAAATTGCTTACACCACCGATTTAGTGCGTCCTGAGACTGCACTGGTCAATAACCTCGCCGCTGCCCACCTCGAAGGTTTTGGTTCACTGGCGGGCGTTGCTCAGGCCAAGGGTGAAATCTTTGAAGGTTTACCGGCCAATGGCGTCGCCATTCTCAATGCTGACAGCAGCGACTGGCCGCACTGGCAGCGCCATCTGCATAACAAAACCGTCTGGCGCTTCTCGCCGGAAGCTGGCGAAGACATTGATTTTTATGCCTCAGACGTAGAGATAAGCCCGCTGAAAACGGCGTTTACTCTGCATGCACCGCAAGGCGTGGTGGACGTTTCTCTGCCGCTGCCGGGGCGTCATAACATTGCAAATGCGCTGGCCGCCGCGGCCTTGGCGCTCTCCGTTGGCGCGACGTTAGACAATGTTCGCCAAGGCTTATCCACTTTACAAGCCGTGCCGGGGCGTCTGTTCCCCATCGCTCTGAGTGAAGGCAAAACGCTGCTTGATGACAGCTACAACGCCAATGTGGGTTCCATGACGGCTGCCGCGCAGACGCTGGCTGAAATGCCGGGTTATCGCGTGATGGCGGTGGGCGACATGGGCGAGCTAGGCGCAGAAAGCGAGAATTGCCATCGCGAAGTGGGTGAAGCCATCCGCGAAGCAGGCATCGATAAAGTTTTCAGCGTGGGTAACGCCAGTAAAACCATCAGTGACGCCAGTGGCTGTGGCGAACATCTGCAAGATAAGTCAGCCCTGACGGCCCGTTTAACAAGCTTGCTGTCAGAACATGCGGTCATCACCGTTTTAATTAAGGGTTCACGTAGTGCCGCCATGGAGCAGGTAGTACGGGCGTTACAGGAGAATGCAACATGCTAGTTTGGCTGGCCGAACATTTGGTCAAATATTATTCCGGCTTCAACGTCTTTTCATACCTGACGTTTCGCGCCATCGTCAGCCTGCTGACCGCATTATTCCTCTCTTTGTGGATGGGGCCTCGCGTGATTGCCCGTCTGCAAAAAATGTCTTTCGGCCAGGTCGTGCGTAACGACGGCCCTGAGTCGCACTTTAGTAAGCGCGGCACGCCAACCATGGGCGGATTGATGATCCTGACCTCCATCACCATTTCGGTGCTGATGTGGGCCTATCCGTCTAACCCTTACGTCTGGTGCGTGCTGTTCGTGCTGGTCGGCTACGGCATCGTCGGCTTTGTCGATGACTATCGCAAAGTGGTGCGCAAAGACACCAAGGGCTTGATTGCTCGCTGGAAATACTTCTGGCAGTCAGTGATCGCACTGGCCGTGGCTTTCACCATGTACGCGATTGGCAAAGACACACCGGCCACCGAGCTGGTTGTACCGTTCTTTAAAGACATCATGCCGCAGCTCGGCCTGCTTTACATCTTGCTGAGCTACTTCGTGATTGTCGGCACTAGTAACGCCGTCAACCTGACCGACGGCCTTGATGGTTTAGCCATCATGCCAACCGTGTTTGTTGCCGCAGGCTTTGCGCTGGTGGCATGGGCGACCGGCAACATGAACTTCGCAAACTATCTGCACATTCCATATCTGCGTCACGCGGGTGAGCTGGTGATCGTCTGTACCGCCATTGTCGGCGCGGGTTTGGGCTTCTTATGGTTCAACACCTATCCGGCGCAGGTCTTCATGGGCGACGTGGGTTCACTGGCACTGGGTGGCGCGCTCGGCACCATCGCTGTGCTGCTGCGCCAAGAGTTCTTATTGGTGATCATGGGCGGGGTGTTTGTGGTTGAAACTCTGTCGGTCATCTTGCAGGTAGGTTCCTTTAAGTTACGTGGGCAGCGCATCTTCCGCATGGCGCCAATTCACCACCATTACGAACTTAAAGGCTGGCCAGAACCACGCGTCATCGTGCGCTTCTGGATTATTTCGCTGATGCTGGTGCTGATTGGCCTGGCGACGCTGAAGGTACGGTAATTATGGCTGACTATCAGGGTAAAAAAGTGGTCATTATCGGGCTGGGCCTTACCGGGCTCTCCTGTGTTGATTTCTTTATGGCGCGCGGCGTAACGCCTCGCGTTATTGATACCCGCGTCAGCCCGCCGGGCTTGGATAAGCTGGCGGACAGCGTAGAGCGTCACCTTGGTTCACTCAATGAAGATTGGCTGTTGGATGCCGATTTGATCGTGGCAAGCCCGGGCATGGCATTGGCAACCCCGGCGCTTAGCGCGGCGATTGACGCCGGTGTCGAAGTCGTTGGCGATATCGAGCTGTTCTGCCGCGAAGTGCAGGCGCCGATTGTGGCTATCACGGGTTCCAACGGTAAAAGCACGGTGACCACGCTGGTCGGCGAAATGGCCAAGGCGGCGGGCTGGAAAGTCGGCGTCGGCGGCAATATCGGTTTACCGGCGCTGAGCATGCTGGGGCAGGACTACCAGCTGTTCGTGCTGGAACTTTCCAGCTTCCAGCTTGAAACCACCCATAGCTTGCAGGCTGCTGCTGCCACCATCCTCAACGTGACTGAAGACCATATGGATCGCTATCCGTTTGGTTTGCAGCAGTATCGCGGCGCGAAGCTGAAAGTGTATGAGAACGCCAAGCTGTGCGTGGTGAATGCCGATGACGCGCTGACCATGCCTATTCGCGGCGCAGACAGCCGCTGTGTGAGCTTCGGCGTTGATGTCGGTGATTACCACCTCACGCGCCAGCAGAATGACATCTGGCTGCGCGTGCGCGGCGAGCGGGTGTTGAACACCAAAGAGATGCCGCTGACTGGGCGTCATAACTATACCAATGCGCTGGCCGCGCTGGCTTTGGCGGATGCCGTCGGCGTGCCGCAATCCTCAAGTTTGCAAGCACTAACCCACTTCACCGGTCTTGCCCATCGCTTCCAGATGGCATGGCAGCATAACGGCGTGCGCTGGATTAACGATTCCAAAGCGACCAACGTTGGCAGCACTGAAGCGGCCTTAAATGGCCTTGAAGTAGAAGGCACTCTGCACCTGCTGTTGGGCGGTGACGGTAAGTCAGCCGATTTCTCGCCGCTGGCGCGTTATCTGCAAGGCGACAACATCCGCGTCTACTGCTTTGGCCGTGACGGCGCAGAGCTGGCTGAACTGCGCCCCGAAGTGTCCAGCACCTTCGACACTATGGAGCAGGCGATGCGTCACATTAGCGGACAGCTTTCTGCTGGCGATATGGTATTGCTGTCGCCAGCTTGCGCCAGCCTCGACCAGTTCCGCAACTTTGAACAGCGCGGCGACCTGTTTGCTGCTCTCGCGAAGGAGCTTGGCTGATGCGTATTCCAGGGTTGAGCCTCGCGGGCAAATTTAATGACTGGGTGATGGGGTCGAAAGAGAACGAGTCCACCACGCTGGTGCTGTATGACCGAACTCTGCTGTGGCTGACCTTTGGTCTGGCGATTATCGGCTTTGTAATGGTGACTTCGGCCTCCATGCCGATTGGCCAGCGTCTGGCCGATGACCCTTTCCTGTTTGCCAAGCGTGATGCGATTTACCTCGGCCTGGCCTTCGGCCTGTCTTTGGTGACGCTGCGCGTGCCGATGATTGTCTGGCAGAAGTACAGCAACGTTTTACTGCTGATCTCCATCGTCATGCTGCTGGTGGTGCTGGTGGTAGGTAGCTCGGTCAACGGGGCATCGCGCTGGATCTCATTCGGTCCGCTGCGTATCCAGCCTGCGGAGTTCTCCAAGCTGTCGCTGTTCTGCTATCTCGCCAGCTATCTGGTGCGCAAGGTTGATGAGGTGCGAAGCAACTTCTGGGGCTTCTGTAAGCCAATGGGCGTGATGGTGATTCTTGCCGTCCTGCTGCTGGCCCAGCCCGACTTGGGTACCGTGGTGGTACTGTTCATTACCACCCTTGCCATGCTGTTTCTGGCCGGGGCGAAGATGTGGCAGTTTCTGGCGATTATCGGCTCCGGCGCCTTCGCGGTGGTGCTGCTTATCGTGGCAGAACCTTACCGTATGCGACGCGTGACTTCCTTCTGGAATCCATGGGCCGATCCGTTCGGCAGTGGCTACCAATTAACCCAGTCACTGATGGCGTTTGGTCGCGGTGAATTCTGGGGGCAGGGTTTAGGTAACTCCGTACAAAAGCTAGAGTATTTGCCGGAAGCACATACCGACTTCATCTTCTCCATTTTAGGGGAAGAGTTAGGGTATTTCGGTGTGGTTTTAGCGTTGTTAATGGTATTCTTCGTCGCTTTTCGTGCGATGTCGATTGGCCGTCGCGCTTTAGAGATCGATCAGCGTTTTTCAGGCTTTTTATCTTGCTCCATCGGCGTGTGGTTTAGCTTCCAGGCGCTGGTAAACGTCGGGGCCGCGGCGGGTATGCTGCCGACCAAAGGCTTGACCCTGCCATTGATCAGTTATGGTGGTTCGAGCTTGCTGATTATGTCCACGGCAATCGTATTGTTGCTGCGTGTAGATTTTGAAACGCGTCTGGCTAAAGCCCAGGCGTTTGTAAGGAGTGCCCGATGAGTGGCAAGACCAAGCGTTTAATGGTGATGGCAGGCGGTACCGGCGGACACGTTTTCCCGGGACTGGCGGTTGCACATCATTTGATGGCGCAGGGCTGGGAAGTGCGCTGGTTAGGCACTGCCGACCGCATGGAAGCCGATTTAGTGCCTAAAAACGGCATCGAGATTGATTTCATTCAGATCTCCGGATTACGTGGGAAAGGTCTGAAAGCGCAACTCACCGCGCCACTTCGCATATATCATGCGTGGCGTCAGGCGAAAGTCATCATGCGTCGTTTTCAGCCAGACGTGGTTCTGGGCATGGGCGGATACGTCTCTGGCCCCGGCGGTTTGGCGGCGTGGTCTTGCGGCATCCCCGTGGTGCTGCACGAGCAAAATGGTATCGCCGGGCTGACGAATCGCTGGTTGTCGCGCATTGCGAAGAAAGTATTACAGGCATTCCCGGGTGCATTCCCGAATGCCGACGTGGTGGGTAACCCGGTGCGCACTGACGTGCTGGCGCTGCCACTGCCGGATGTGCGTCTGGCGGATCGTCAAGGCCCGATTCGCGTGTTGGTGGTGGGTGGCAGTCAGGGCGCGCGCGTGCTGAACCAAACCATGCCGGAACTGGCCGCGCTGCTGGGGGATAAAATCACCCTGTGGCATCAGGTGGGCAAAGGCGCGCTGGGGACTGTCGAGCAGGCGTATGAAAAAGTCGGCCAGACCCAGCATAAAATCACCGAGTTTATCGATGATATGGCCGAGGCCTACGCGTGGGCGGACGTGGTGGTGTGTCGCTCCGGCGCATTGACCGTCAGCGAAATCGCTGCGGCAGGCTTGCCCGCGATTTTCGTGCCGTTCCAGCACAAAGACCGTCAGCAATATTGGAACGCGCTGCCACTGGAGAAAGCCGGTGCAGCCAAAATTATCGAACAGGCGAATTTCAGCGCCGCTGCGGTGGCTGATGCGATGTCTGGCTGGGACAGAACCCACTTGCTGGAAATGGCGCGGGCCGCGCGTGCGGTAGCCATTCCCGACGCCACCGAGCGCGTTGCCGCAGAAGTGGTTGCCGCCAGCGAAAAATGAATATGAACGGGCCGCTTTTTATGCGGTCCGAGCCGTAAGTAACGGATTAATCAGTAACCGGAAATAGTGAAGAAAAACGTGAATACACAACAATTGGCGAAACTACGTACCTTCGTGCCCGAGATGCATCGCGTTCGGCACATTCACTTTGTTGGCATCGGTGGTGCTGGCATGGGTGGTATCGCCGAAGTGTTGGCAAATGAAGGCTATCAGATTAGCGGTTCCGACTTGGCACCCAATGCCGTGACTCAACAGCTGACCGAGCTGGGCGCGCAGATTTACTTTAATCACCGTCCAGAAAACGTGTTGGACGCCAGCGTCGTCGTGGTATCGACGGCTATTTCCGCCGACAACCCGGAGATTGTTGCCGCGCGCGAAGCCCGTATTCCGGTGATTCGCCGTGCTGAAATGCTGGCCGAACTGATGCGTTTTCGCCACGGCATCGCCGTCGCCGGAACCCACGGTAAAACCACGACCACCGCGATGGTCACCAGTATTTATGCCGAAGCCGGGCTGGACCCGACTTTCGTAAACGGCGGTTTGGTGAAAGCCGCAGGGACTCACGCAAGACTGGGTTCCAGCCGTTTTCTGATTGCAGAAGCCGATGAAAGCGACGCGTCTTTCCTGCATTTGCAGCCGATGGTGGCGATTGTGACCAACATCGAAGCAGACCACATGGACACCTATCAGGGTGATTTTGAGAACCTGAAACAGACGTTCATCAACTTCCTGCACAACCTGCCGTTCTACGGGCGCGCGGTAATGTGCATTGATGACCCGGTGATCCGCGAGCTGCTGCCACGCGTTGGCCGCCATATTACGACTTACGGTTTTAGCGAAGACGCCGACGTCTTTATCGAAAGCTATCACCAGGAAGGCGCCCAAGGGCACTTCACCATTCGTCGCCAGGATAAGCCATTGATTAGCGTCACGCTCAATGCGCCGGGCCGCCACAATGCGCTGAACGCCGCAGCGGCCGTTGCCGTGGCGACAGAAGAGGGTATTGAAGACGAAGCCATTCTGCGCGCGTTAGCCGGTTTCCAAGGCACGGGTCGCCGCTTCGACTTCCTCGGCGAATATTCGCTGGAGAACGTGAATGCGAAAAGCGGCAGCGCGATGCTGGTGGACGACTACGGTCACCACCCAACGGAAGTGGATGCCACCATTAAAGCAGCGCGTGCGGGTTGGCCAAACAAGCGTCTGGTGATGATTTTCCAGCCGCACCGTTATACCCGTACTCGCGACCTGTATGACGATTTCGCTAACGTGCTGTCGCAGGTCGACGTGCTGATCATGCTCGACGTTTACCCGGCTGGCGAAGCGCCAATTCCGGGAGCAGACAGCCGCTCGCTGTGTCGCACCATCCGCGCTCGCGGCAAGCTGGACCCGATTTTGGTGTCTGATATTGATGCCGTACCAGAAAATCTGTCGCAAATCCTTGAAGGCGGCGATCTGGTTATGGTGCAGGGCGCCGGTAACATCGGCAAAGTGGCCCGCAAATTGGCTGATCAAAAATTACAGCCGGTGAAAAAAGGGGATGAACATCATGGCTAATAAAGTTGCGGTTTTATTTGGTGGTACTTCCGCAGAGCGCGATGTGTCCCTTAACTCTGGCGCAGCCGTACTGGCTGGGCTGAAAGAAGCCGGCATTGATGCCCACGGCGTCGATACCAAAACGTTTTCGGTTACTCGCCTGAAAGACGAAGGTTTTGACCGCGTCTTTATCGCGCTGCACGGCCGTGGCGGTGAAGATGGCACGCTGCAAGGCCTGTTGGAGCAAGTTGGCCTGCCTTATACGGGCAGCGGCGTGATGGCTTCGGCCTTAACCATGGACAAGTTCCGCACCAAGCTGGTGTGGCAAGCCTTGGGCTTACCGGTGGCTCCTTTCGTCGCGCTGAATAAAAAACAGCTGGGCGAAGTAGGGCAGGGCGCTTTGGCCGACAAAATCGCGAGTTTAGGTCTGCCGCTGATTGTTAAGCCAAGCCGCGAAGGTTCAAGCGTTGGCATGAGCAAAGTCACTTCCGCCGAGCAGTTACTGCCTGCGTTAGAAGAGGGCTTCCGCCATGACGACGACGTGCTGGTGGAGAAGTGGCTGAGTGGCCCTGAGTACACGGTGGCGATTCTGGGTGACCAAGTAATGCCTTCGATTCGCATCCAGCCAGCCGGCGTCTTTTATGACTATCAGGCCAAGTATCTGTCTGACGAAACACAATATTTTTGCCCGAGCGGCTTGAGCAGCGAGCAAGAAGAGCAGCTTTCAGAACTGGCGTTACAGGCTTACCGCGCGCTCGATTGCAGCGGCTGGGGCCGAGTTGACGTGATGCAAGACGCCGACGGCAGCTTCAACCTGTTGGAAGTAAACACTTCCCCGGGTATGACCAGCCACAGTCTGGTGCCGATGGCGGCGAAACAGTTCGGCTTGAGCTTCTCGCAGCTGGTGGTCCGTATTCTGGAGCTGGCCGACTGATATGTCTCAAGCGGCACTGAATGCACGAGAGCGCGCGACAGCTGAAAACAAAGGCGGTCGTCGCAGTAATGGCGGGCAATTAGCAGGAATCATCTTCCTGCTGATGGTGCTAGGTACAGTTTTATGGAGCGCATGGGCAGTTATTGGCTGGATGCAGGACGCAAATCGTTTGCCTCTGTCCCAGTTAGTGGTCACTGGCGAACGCCACTACACCACTAACGATGATATTCGTCAGGCAATTCTGGCCTTAGGTGCGCCAGGAACGTTCATGACGCAGGATGTGAACGTCATTCAGCAGCAGATAGAGCGTTTACCCTGGATAAAACAGGTCAGCGTACGCAAGCAATGGCCGAATGAGTTGAAGATTCATCTGGTGGAGTATGTGCCGGTCGCACATTGGAATGATTTGCATATGGTCGATGCCGACGGCAAACCATTCAGCATACCCGCCGAGCGAGTAGTCAAACAGAAGATGCCGTTGCTTTATGGTCCGGAAGGCAGCGAACAGGATGTTTTGCAAGGTTATCAATCGATGAGCCAGACGCTTTCAGCGGCCAAGTTCACCGTGAAATCAGTGGCAATGAGTGCTCGTCACTCGTGGCAAGTGACTCTGGATAGCGACATCCGGCTGGAGCTGGGAAGAGATGATCGCATGGGGCGCCTACAGCGTTTCATCGACCTTTATCCAAAGCTTCAGCAACAGGCCGAAACCGATAAGAAACGCATCAGTTATGTCGATTTACGTTACGACACCGGTGCATCGGTCGGCTGGGCTCCAGAGTTTATCGATCAGCAAAACAGTAATCAGCAACAGAATCAGGCACAGGCTAAACAACAATGATCAAGTCGACGGACAGAAAACTGGTAGTTGGGCTGGAGATCGGTACGGCGAAAGTCGCCGCATTGGTAGGGGAAGTTCTGCCCGATGGCATGGTCAATATTATCGGTGTGGGAAGCTGCCCGTCACGCGGCATGGATAAGGGCGGCGTGAACGACCTCGAATCAGTGGTGAAATGCGTACAGCGCGCCATTGATCAGGCCGAATTAATGGCGGATTGCCAAATTTCTTCGGTTTACCTTGCTTTGTCTGGTAAACATATCAGTTGTCAGAATGAAATAGGGATGGTTCCTATTTCAGAAGAAGAAGTAACGCAGGAAGATGTAGAGAACGTGGTACATACCGCTAAGTCGGTCCGCGTTCGCGATGAGCATCGCGTGTTGCACGTGATCCCGCAAGAATATGCCATCGACTATCAGGAAGGGATTAAGAATCCGGTGGGGCTTTCAGGTGTGAGAATGCAAGCAAAAGTGCATTTAATAACCTGCCACAATGATATGGCTAAGAATATTGTTAAAGCCGTCGAACGTTGTGGCCTGAAAGTTGACCAACTGATCTTCGCCGGTTTGGCGGCAAGCTATGCCGTGCTGACCGAAGATGAGCGTGAATTAGGTGTTTGCGTCGTGGATATCGGCGGTGGCACCATGGATATCGCGGTTTATACCGGCGGCGCGCTGCGTCATACTAAGGTTATTCCTTATGCGGGTAACGTGGTCACCAGCGATATCGCCTACGCCTTCGGTACACCACCGACTGACGCAGAAGCCATTAAAGTACGCCACGGATGTGCGTTGGGTTCAATTGTTGGCAAAGACGAAAATGTCGAAGTGCCAAGCGTAGGCGGACGCCCGCCACGCAGCCTGCAGCGCCAGACGCTGGCAGAGGTGATTGAACCGCGTTACACGGAATTGCTGAATTTAGTAAATGATGAAATTTTACAATTGCAGGAGCAATTACGTCAGCAAGGCGTAAAACATCATCTGGCCGCTGGCATAGTTCTTACAGGCGGCGCAGCACAAATTGATGGTCTGGCAGCCTGTGCGCAGCGGGTATTCCATACCCAGGTGCGTATTGGACAACCGCTGAACATCACCGGGCTGACAGATTATGCGCAGGAACCTTACTACTCAACGGCTGTAGGGCTACTGCACTACGGGAAAGAGTCTCACCTAAGTGGTGAGGCTGAAGTGGAAAAACGCGCCTCAGTGGGCAGCTGGTTCAAGAGAATCAGTAGCTGGTTGAGAAAAGAGTTTTAATGTTTTAAAAACGGGATCATGCTGTTAGCAATTGCGATCTCGAAGCGACAGGCACAAAACGGAGAGAAACTATGTTTGAACCTATGGAACTGACCAACGACGCGGTGATTAAAGTCATCGGCGTCGGCGGTGGCGGCGGTAACGCCGTAGAACACATGGTGCGCGAGCGCATCGAAGGTGTTGAATTCTTTGCCGTTAACACCGACGCACAGGCGTTGCGTAAAACGGCTGTAGGCCAGACTATCCAAATCGGTAGCGGTATTACCAAAGGTTTGGGTGCTGGTGCGAACCCAGAAGTGGGTCGTAACTCTGCTGAAGAAGACCGTGAAGCTCTGCGCGCTGCACTTGAAGGCGCGGATATGGTCTTCATCGCGGCAGGCATGGGCGGCGGTACCGGTACCGGTGCAGCTCCTGTGGTCGCTGAAGTAGCGAAAGATTTAGGTATTCTGACTGTGGCCGTCGTGACTAAGCCTTTCAACTTCGAAGGCAAGAAACGTATGGCTTTTGCAGAGCAGGGTATCGCCGAGCTGTCCAAACACGTGGACTCCCTGATCACCATTCCTAACGACAAGCTGTTGAAAGTCTTGGGTCGTGGTATCTCCCTGTTGGATGCATTCGGTGCAGCCAACGACGTACTGAAAGGTGCAGTTCAAGGTATCGCCGAACTGATCACCCGTCCGGGTCTGATGAACGTCGACTTTGCTGACGTGCGTACCGTGATGTCAGAAATGGGTTATGCCATGATGGGCTCTGGTGTGGCATGTGGCGAAGACCGTGCGGAAGAAGCTGCCGAAATGGCAATTTCCAGCCCACTGTTGGAAGACATCGACCTATCCGGCGCTCGCGGCGTACTGGTCAACATCACCGCTGGCTTCGACCTGCGTTTGGATGAGTTCGAAACCGTGGGTAACACTATCCGTGCTTTCGCTTCTGACAATGCGACCGTGGTTATCGGTACGTCACTTGACCCAGAAATGAATGACGAATTGCGTGTCACCGTGGTGGCAACAGGTATTGGCATGGATAAGCGCCCAGAAATCACTCTGGTCACTAACAAGCCAGCCAGCCAGCCAGTTATGGATCACCGTTATCAGCAGCACGGGCTGTCGCCTCTGCCGCAGGAAACTAAGCCAGCAGCGAAGGTGGTTAATGATCCGAACACGCAATCTAATAAAGAGCCTGACTATTTGGACATCCCAGCCTTCCTGCGTAAGCAGGCAGACTAGTCCTAATTGTAGGATCTCCGCTCTTTGTGCTAAACTGTCCCGCCGAGCTTAATGTATTATAGGCTCGGTTGGATGGACAACATTGCGAGATAAAAACGATGATCAAACAACGTACATTAAAACGTATCGTTCAGGCGACGGGCGTCGGTTTGCATACCGGCAAGAAAGTCACCCTGACTCTGCGTCCTGCACCGGCCAATACCGGGGTCATCTATCGTCGCACTGACTTGAATCCACCGGTCGATTTCCCGGCAGATGCCAAATCCGTGCGTGATACCATGCTCTGTACTTGCCTGGTTAATGAGCATGACGTACGTATTTCTACGGTTGAGCACCTTAATGCGGCGCTGGCAGGCTTAGGCATCGATAACATCGTTATCGAAGTTGATGCTCCAGAAGTGCCGATTATGGACGGTAGTGCAGCACCTTTCGTCTATCTGTTGATGGATGCAGGTATTGAAGAACTGAACTGCGCCAAGAAATTCTTGCGCATTAAAGACACTGTCCGTGTTGAAGACGGCGACAAGTGGGCTGAATTTAAACCATTCAATGGTTTCTCTTTGGACTTCACTATCGACTTTAATCATCCGGCCATTGACGCGAGTTCTCAGCGCTACAAAATGAACTTCTCCGCAGAAGCATTTGTTCGCCAAATCAGCCGCGCCCGCACGTTTGGATTTATGCGTGATATCGAGTACCTGCAGTCACGTGGTTTGTGCCTGGGTGGCAGCTTTGATTGCGCAATTGTTGTGGATGATTACCGCGTGCTTAACGAAGATGGCCTGCGTTTTGAAGATGAATTCGTTCGTCACAAAATGCTCGATGCTATCGGCGATTTGTTCATGTGTGGACATAACATTATTGGTGCGTTTACCGCATACAAGTCTGGTCATGCACTGAACAACAAGTTACTGCAAGCGGTACTGGCTAAGCAGGAAGCCTGGGAATACGTTACCTTCCAGGATGAAGCTGAAGT
This window contains:
- the ftsA gene encoding cell division protein FtsA; translated protein: MIKSTDRKLVVGLEIGTAKVAALVGEVLPDGMVNIIGVGSCPSRGMDKGGVNDLESVVKCVQRAIDQAELMADCQISSVYLALSGKHISCQNEIGMVPISEEEVTQEDVENVVHTAKSVRVRDEHRVLHVIPQEYAIDYQEGIKNPVGLSGVRMQAKVHLITCHNDMAKNIVKAVERCGLKVDQLIFAGLAASYAVLTEDERELGVCVVDIGGGTMDIAVYTGGALRHTKVIPYAGNVVTSDIAYAFGTPPTDAEAIKVRHGCALGSIVGKDENVEVPSVGGRPPRSLQRQTLAEVIEPRYTELLNLVNDEILQLQEQLRQQGVKHHLAAGIVLTGGAAQIDGLAACAQRVFHTQVRIGQPLNITGLTDYAQEPYYSTAVGLLHYGKESHLSGEAEVEKRASVGSWFKRISSWLRKEF
- the ftsZ gene encoding cell division protein FtsZ, with protein sequence MFEPMELTNDAVIKVIGVGGGGGNAVEHMVRERIEGVEFFAVNTDAQALRKTAVGQTIQIGSGITKGLGAGANPEVGRNSAEEDREALRAALEGADMVFIAAGMGGGTGTGAAPVVAEVAKDLGILTVAVVTKPFNFEGKKRMAFAEQGIAELSKHVDSLITIPNDKLLKVLGRGISLLDAFGAANDVLKGAVQGIAELITRPGLMNVDFADVRTVMSEMGYAMMGSGVACGEDRAEEAAEMAISSPLLEDIDLSGARGVLVNITAGFDLRLDEFETVGNTIRAFASDNATVVIGTSLDPEMNDELRVTVVATGIGMDKRPEITLVTNKPASQPVMDHRYQQHGLSPLPQETKPAAKVVNDPNTQSNKEPDYLDIPAFLRKQAD
- the lpxC gene encoding UDP-3-O-acyl-N-acetylglucosamine deacetylase, with translation MIKQRTLKRIVQATGVGLHTGKKVTLTLRPAPANTGVIYRRTDLNPPVDFPADAKSVRDTMLCTCLVNEHDVRISTVEHLNAALAGLGIDNIVIEVDAPEVPIMDGSAAPFVYLLMDAGIEELNCAKKFLRIKDTVRVEDGDKWAEFKPFNGFSLDFTIDFNHPAIDASSQRYKMNFSAEAFVRQISRARTFGFMRDIEYLQSRGLCLGGSFDCAIVVDDYRVLNEDGLRFEDEFVRHKMLDAIGDLFMCGHNIIGAFTAYKSGHALNNKLLQAVLAKQEAWEYVTFQDEAEVPLAFKAPSTVLA